In Streptomyces sp. ML-6, the genomic stretch CCGCCCCGGACGAGGTGCGGTGGGAGCTGGCCCGCACCGACCGGGCCGACGCCGCCACCGAGGAGACCGCGAGCGCGCTGCTGCGGCTCGTCGTGCGCGACCGGGACCAGGAGATCGTCGGGCGCGCGGTCTCCGGCGCCGCGATCGAGCTGGCGCTCGGCAGCTACCCCGGCTTCCACGTCACCGCCCCGCCCGGGAAGGGCGCCCCGTACGGGGTGTTCGAGGCCCGGTACGTACCGGCCGGCGAGGTCGCGCACGTCGCCGTACTGCCCGACGGGCGGCGCGAGGTGCTGGAGCCGCCCGCCCGGACCCGGGCCCTGGAGGACGCCGAACCGCCGTCCCTGCCGCGGCCGTTGGAATCCGGGCCCACCCGTCGCGCGCCCCTCGGGCTCGTGGCCGGAGCCCGCAGCGGCGACAAGGGCGGGGACGCCAACGTCGGGGTCTGGGTCCGCGACGACGCGGCCTGGCGGTGGCTGGCCCACGAACTGACCGTCGAGCGGTTCCGGGAACTCCTCCCGGAGACCGCCGGCCTCACCGTCGTACGCCACGTCCTGCCGAACCTGCGCGCCCTGAACTTCATCGTCCACGGACTGCTCGGCGAGGGCGTCGCCGCCCAGCACCGGTTCGACCCGCAGGCCAAGGCGGTGGGGGAGTGGCTGCGCTCCCGCCACCTGCCCATCCCCGTATCCCTGCTGGAGACCGCCCCCGTACCACCGGAGGCGACCGCATGACCGGCCCCGTAGCAGCCCGAGGCGACCGCATGACCGCCCACGTACCACCGGAGGCGCACGCATGACCGTCCTGCCCACCGCGCTCGACACCGCGGCGCCCGAGTACGCCGCGAACCGCGCGGCCATGCTCGCGAAACTCGACGAACTGGCCGCCGAACACACCAGGGCGCAGGCCGGCGGCGGCGAGAAGTACGTGGCCCGGCACCGCGCCCGCGGCAAGCTCCTGGCCCGGGAACGGATCGAGCTGCTGATCGACGAGGACACCCCGTTCCTCGAACTGTCGCCGCTCGCCGCCTGGGGCAGCGAGTACACCGTCGGCGCCTCGCTCGTCACCGGCATCGGGGTGATCGAGGGCGTGGAGTGCCTGATCACCGCCAACGACCCGACCGTGCGCGGCGGCGCTTCCAACCCCTGGACGCTGAAGAAGGCCCTGCGGGCCAACGAGATCGCCTTCGCCAACCGGCTGCCCTGCGTCAGCCTCGTCGAGTCCGGCGGCGCCGACCTCCCCTCCCAGAAGGAGATCTTCATCCCGGGCGGGGCCCTCTTCCGCGACCTCACCCGGCTCTCCGCCGCCGGCATCCCCACCGTCGCCGTCGTCTTCGGCAACTCCACCGCCGGCGGCGCGTACGTCCCCGGCATGTCCGACCACACCGTCATGATCAAGGAACGGTCCAAGGTCTTCCTCGGCGGACCGCCCCTGGTGAAGATGGCGACCGGCGAGGAGAGCGACGACGAATCGCTCGGCGGCGCCGAGATGCACGCCCGCACCTCCGGCCTCGCCGACCACTTCGCCGTGGACGAGCAGGACGCGCTGCGGCAGGCCCGCCGGATCGTCGCCCGCCTCAACTGGCGCAAGGCGCACGCCGATCCGGGCCCCGCCGAGCCGCCCAAGTACGACGAGGACGAGCTGATCGGCATCGTCCCCGGCGACCTCAAGGTGCCCTTCGACCCGCGCGAGGTCATCGCCCGGCTCGTCGACGGCTCCGACTTCGACGCGTTCAAACCGCTCTACGGGACCAGCCTGGTCACCGGCTGGGCCACTCTGCACGGCTACCCCGTCGGCATCCTCGCCAACGCGCAGGGCGTGCTGTTCAGCGAGGAGTCGCAGAAGGCCGCGCAGTTCATCCAGCTCGCCAACCAGCGCGACATCCCCCTGGTGTTCCTGCACAACACCACCGGCTACATGGTCGGCAAGGAGTACGAGCAGGGCGGCATCATCAAGCACGGCGCCATGATGATCAACGCGGTGTCGAACTCGAAGGTCCCCCACCTGTCCGTCCTGATGGGCGCCTCGTACGGGGCCGGGCACTACGGCATGTGCGGCCGGGCGTACGACCCGCGCTTCCTCTTCGCCTGGCCGAGCAGCAAGTCCGCCGTCATGGGACCGCAGCAGCTCGCCGGGGTGCTGTCCATCGTCGCCCGCGCCTCCGCCGCCGCCAAGGGCCGGCCCTACGACGACGAGGCCGACGCCGGACTGCGCGCCATGGTCGAGCAACAGATCGAGTCCGAGTCGCTGCCCATGTTCCTGTCCGGGCGGCTGTACGACGACGGGGTCATCGACCCGCGCGACACCAGGACCGTCCTCGGGATGTGCCTGTCCGCGATCCACACCGCCCCGGTCGAAGGCGCCCGCGGCGGCTTCGGAATCTTCCGGATGTGAGGCGAGGGATGACCGAGATGATCTCCACACTGCTCGTGGCCAACCGGGGCGAGATCGCCTGCCGGATCTTCCGGACCTGCCGGGCCCTCGGCATCGCCACCGTCGCCGTGTACTCCGACGCGGACGCCGACGCCCTCCACGTGCGGGAGGCCGACACCGCCGTACGGCTGCCGGGCGCCGCCCCCGCCGACACCTACCTGCGCGGCGACCTCGTCGTCGCCGCCGCGCTCGCGGCCGGCGCCGACGCCGTCCACCCCGGCTACGGCTTCCTCTCCGAGAACGCCGGCTTCGCCCGCGCCGTCCAGGACGCCGGACTCGTCTGGGTGGGGCCGCCGGTCAAGGCCATCGAGCTGATGGCGTCCAAGACCCGCGCCAAGGGACTGATGGCCGCCGCCGGGGTGCCGCTGCTCGCCCCCGTCGACCCGGCCCGGGCCACCGCCGACGACCTGCCGCTGCTCCTCAAGGCCGCGGCGGGCGGCGGCGGACGCGGCATGCGCGTCGTGCGCGAACTCGCTTCTCTGGAATCCGAGTTGACGGCCGCGGGCGCCGAGGCCGCCGCCGCGTTCGGGGACGGCGAGGTCTTCGCCGAGCCCTACGTGGAACGCGGCCGGCACGTCGAGGTCCAGATCATGGCCGACGCGCACGGCGGGGTCTGGGCGCTCGGCACCCGCGACTGCTCGCTCCAGCGCCGCCACCAGAAGGTCGTCGAGGAGGCCCCCGCACCCGGTCTCGACGACGCGCTGCGCACCCGGCTGCACGACGCCGCCACGGCCGCCGCACACGCGGTCGGCTACCGGGGCGCGGGCACCGTCGAATTCCTCCTCTCCGCCGACGGACGGCCGTACTTCCTGGAGATGAACACCCGCCTCCAGGTCGAACACCCCGTCACCGAAGCGGTCTTCGGACTCGACCTCGTCGCCCTGCAACTGCGCATCGCCGAGGGCGAACCACTGCCCGCCCCCGCACCCCCGAAGCCGCACGGCCACGCCGTCGAGGCCCGCCTCTACGCCGAGGACCCCGCCCACGACTGGCAGCCGCAGACCGGCACCCTGCACACCCTGGACGTGCCCGCCGCCCCCGGAATCCGCCTCGACACCGGCTACACCGACGACGACACCATCGGCGTGCACTACGACCCGATGCTCGCCAAGGTCATCGCCCACGCCCCCACCCGCGCCGAAGCCGTACGCCTGCTCGCCCGCACCCTGGAACGCGCCCGGATCCACGGCCCCGTCACCAACCGCGACCTGCTCGTACGGTCCCTGCGCCACCCCGACTTCCGCGCCGCCCGCCTCGACACCGGCTTCTACGACCGCCACCTCACCTCCCTCACCCCCGGCCCGGACGGGGCGGATGGGCCGGATGGGGCGGATGGGCCGGGCGGGCCGGGCGGGGCGGACCGGCACCTCGCCGTCCTGGCCGCCGCCCTCGCCGACGCCGCCGCCCGCCGGCAGGCCCCCGGCCCCGTACCGGCCCGCCTCGGCGCCTGGCGCAACCTCCCCTCGCAGCCCCGGACCAAGCGCTACCGCGCCGAACCCGACGGCACCGAGTACGAGGCCGCCTACCGCACCACCCGCACCGGCCCCGTCCCCGAAACCGGCGAACGCGTCGTCGCCACCGCCCCCGACCACGTCACCCTCGAAACCCCCGACGGCCTCACCCGCCACTTCCGCATCGCCGTCCACGGCGACCGGACGTACGTGGACACCGCCACCGGTTCGCACACCCTCACCGCCCTGCCCCGCTTCACCGACCCCACCGACCGCACCGAACCCGGCTCGCTGCTCGCCCCCATGCCCGGCACCGTCGTCCGGGTCGCGGACGGCCTCGCCACCGGGGCCGCCGTCACCGCCGGACAGCCGCTGATCTGGCTGGAGGCGATGAAGATGGAACACCGCATCCTCGCCCCCGCCTCCGGCACCCTCACCGCACTCCACGCCGCACCCGGCCGCCAGGTGGAGGTCGGCGCCCTGCTCGCCGTGCTCGCCGAGACCGCGCACGCCGAATCCGTAGATGTAGACGCAGATGCAGACATAGACACAGACGTAGACACAGACGTAGACGTAGACGCCGAGGAGAAAGCATGAGCACCGTCAGCACCGCCGGCACCGTCCTCGAAACCGAGGAGCACCAGGCCCTGCGCGCCGCCGTCGCCGCCCTGGGAAGGCGCTACGGGCGGGACTACATGACCTCCGTGATCCGCGACGGGGCCCACCCGCGCGAACTGTGGGCCGAGGCCGCCAAGCTCGGCTACCTCGGCGTGAACCTCCCCGAGGAGTACGGCGGCGGGGGCGGCGGAATGGCCGAACTCTCCATCGTCCTGGAAGAGTTGGGTGCGGCCGGCAGTCCGCTGCTGATGATGGTCGTCTCCCCGGCGATCTGCGGCACCGTCATCGCCCGCTTCGGCACCGAGGAACAGAAGCGCACCTGGCTGCCCGGCCTCGCCGACGGCAGCCTCACCATGGCCTTCGGCATCACCGAACCCGACGCCGGCTCCAACTCCCACCGCATCACCACCACCGCCCGCAGGGACGGCTCCGGGCCGGACGCCGACTGGCTGCTCACCGGCCGCAAGGTCTTCGTCTCCGGCGTCGACATCGCCGACGCCACCCTCGTCGTCGGCCGCACCGAGGACGCCAGGACCGGCAAGCTCAAGCCCTGCCTCTTCATCGTCCCGCGCGACGCCCCCGGCTTCGGCCGCTCGCAGATCGACATGGAACTCCAGGCCCCGGAGAAGCAGTTCGAACTCGTCCTGGACGACGTACGGCTGCCCGCCGACGCCCTGGTCGGCGAGGAGGACGCCGGACTCCTCCAACTCTTCGCCGGACTCAACCCCGAACGCATCATGACCGCCGCCTTCGGCATCGGCATGGGCCGTTACGCACTCGACCGCGCCGTCGACTACGCGAAGACCCGGCAGGTCTGGAAGGAACCCATCGGCTCCCACCAGGCCATCGCCCACCCCCTCGCCCAGGCCCACATCGAACTGGAACTGGCCCGGCTGATGATGCAGAAGGCCGCCAGGCTCTACGACATCGGCGACGACATCGGCGCGGGCGAGGCCGCCAACATGGCGAAGTACGCGGCCGGCGAGGCCTGCGTCCGGGCCGTCGACCAGGCCGTGCACACCCTCGGCGGCAACGGCCTCACCCGCGAGTACGGCCTCGCGTCCCTGATCACCGCGGCCCGCGTCGCCCGGATCGCCCCCGTCAGCCGGGAAATGATCCTCAACTACGTGTCCCACCAGTCCCTGGGTCTCCCCAAGTCCTACTGACAGGGCCCATCCTGTCCCTCCACACCGTGGACGCGGCGGTGGCGCGGCCCCCGGCACCGCCGCACCACCGCCCTTCCACGGCTCGCCGCACCCGTTGCTCCGAAGGGACCCGCCAGGATGCACGTGTTCCACAGCGACCACCCCGCCGTACCGATCCTCGACACACCAATCCACGACGCGGTCCTCGGCGACGCCGCCGCGTACGGCGACACGGTCGCGCTGATCGACGGCACGGACGACACCTCCGTCCTCACCTACCGGCAGCTCGACACCTTCCACCGCCGCATCGCCGCCGGACTCGCCGAGGCCGGACTCCGCAAGGGCGACGTCCTGGCCCTGCACAGCCCCAACACCCTCGCCTACCCGGCGGTGTTCTTCGGCGCGACCCGGGCCGGTGCCACCGTCACCACCGTCCATCCCCTCGCCACGGCGGAGGAGTTCGCCAAGCAGCTCCGCGACTCCGCCGCCCGCTGGATCGTCACCGTCTCCCCGCTCCTGCCCACCGCACTCGCCGCCGCGGAACTCGCCGGAGGCATCGAGCGGATTTACGTCTGCGACCGGGCCGAGGGACACCCCTCCGTACTCGACCTGCTCGCCACCACCGCCCCCGAACCCCGCGTCACCATCGACCCCGCCGAGGACGTCGCCGCCCTCCCGTACTCCTCCGGCACCACCGGAACCCCCAAGGGCGTCATGCTCACCCACCGCTCCATGGGCACCAACCTGGAGCAGCTGCGCCCCTTCATCCCCATGGGCCCCGGCGCCCGCATCCTGGCCGTCCTCCCCTTCTTCCACATCTACGGCCTCACCGCCCTGATGAACGCCCCGCTGCGCCTGGGCGCCACCGTCGTCGTACTGCCCCGCTTCGACCTCGACCAGTTCCTCGCCGCGATCGAGAAGCACCGCATCACCGGCCTGTACGTGGCCCCGCCGATCGTCCTCGCCCTCGCCAAGCACCCCGCGGTCGACCACTACGACCTCTCCTCCCTGGAGTACGTCGTCAGCGCCGCCGCCCCGCTCGACGCCGAACTCGCCGCCGCCTGCTCGAAACGGCTCGGCCTGCCGCCGGTGCGCCAGGCGTACGGCATGACGGAACTCTCCCCGGGCACCCACGTCGTCCCGCTCGACGCCGAGAACCCGCCGCCCGGCACGGTCGGCAAGCTGCTGCCCGGCACCGAGATGCGCATCGAGCCGCTCTCCGACTCCTCGTCCGGGCACGGCGAGATCCTCATCCGCGGCCCGCAGGTGATGAAGGGCTACCTCGGCCGCCCCGAGGCCACCGCCGACATGATCGACGCCGACGGCTGGGTGCACACCGGCGACATCGGACACGTCGACGAGGACGGCTGGCTGTTCGTCGTCGACCGGGTGAAGGAACTCATCAAGTACAAGGGCTACCAGGTCGCCCCCGCCGAACTCGAAGCCCTCCTCCTGACCCACCCCTCCGTCGCCGACGCCGCCGTCATCGGCGTGACCGACGACGAGGGCAACGAGGTCCCCAAGGCATACGTCGTCCGCCGGCCCTCCGCCCCCGACCTCACGACGGACGACGTCATGGCATACGCCGCCGAGCGCGTCGCCCCGTACAAGAAGATCCGGCGGGCCGAGTTCATCGACGCGATACCACGCGCCACCTCGGGCAAGATCCTCCGCCGCGAACTCCGCGACCGGGAACGGAAGCATTGACCGGACGCCCCGGTGGGCGGGTGCGGGGGCGGGTTCCGGCCTACTCGAACCGCAGGTCGGCGATGCTTTCGAGGTCGATGCCGTACAAGCCGTAGACCTTCGTGGTGTTGATCGAGGTGAGCTCGTCCCGGGCGAGACCGAGGGCGGCGGCCGATTCCCACACCTGTGCTTCGTCGTCGGCCTCGATCTCCAGATAGGGCGGGATGCGCGGCCACTCGTCGACCTCCAGGCGGACCGCCCCGAGCTTGTAGGAGGTCCGACGGTTCTCCTGGTAGCCGCGCGGGATCAGACCGGCGAGGCGGAGCAGGGCGGCGGCCTCGGTGAAGTCGTCGACCGCGACCTCGGTCTCGCGGGTTCCGTCGACGGCGTCGGTGCTGATCTCCTTGACGCACAGGGTGACCGCGTCTCCCGTGTCGCGCAGGCGCACCCACCGGCCGGGAACGGGCGGCACGGTGTCGTACACGTACCGTCGCATGACGCGCGCCGGGGCCGCCTCGGCCCCTCCGGCGGCGAGGATCCGTCGGGCGATGTCCGCGGGGTCGATGCCGAGGACCTTCGCCTCGTACTCGATGTCTGTCACAGGGCTGACTCCTTGTGCCGGGGTGCCCGGCCGCCACGGCCGGCCCGTGCCGCGCCCGGCCGGGGTCGGGACCCACGGCACCTTTTTCAGCCGGGGTACCAGGGTGAAGCGGCGGGCGCGGTAGGCGGAGGCGACCGCACCGCCGCGCGAGCGGCAGGGCGAGGCGGGCTGTGCGTCACACTTCGGACAGGCGTGCTGTTCGACATCGTCCGTGTCCGACCGGTCGGACGGTCGGGGAAGGCTGCCGAGGGACCGTCATGGGCCCGGATTTTCGCACAACGCAAGTCACAGAAGAGGGTTCGTTCCGCTTTTGGGTGAGAACGGGTTCTGCGAACGAATCCGGGTCCGACGGGGCCCGGTGGCCCGTGATTGATCTTGCTCGCGCAAAGGAACGTTTGTGAGAGTAACCGTGCGCGAACCTCCGGTCCTCACTTCCTTCGGTGAAAATCGCCAGCGTGCGGCAGGTGTGTTGGTGGCCCGTCTGTTCGAGCTTCGTAAGCAGGGGCGGCCGGTGACAGGGTTTCAGCCGACGGACCGGAGCCGTTCGAGGAGTTCGCTGACGTCGGCCGTGTGTGCGTATCGCGACAGTTCCGGTTCGAGGTCGCGCACCATCGTCATGCACCTGGGCGCGTTGATCCGACCGGCCAGGTCGAGGGAACGGGTGGCGGTCGCTGCGGCGATTTCCGGTTCGCCGTCCCGGAGGTAGGTCTCGGCCTGGTAGGTCAGGAACACGGATTTGGTTTTGGAACGGGTGGCGGCGAGCAGAGCGATGCCTTCGTCCATCAACTGGTGGGCCTGGTGCCGCTGGCCGAGATCCGCGAGACAACGGCCGCCGTCTGCTGCGAGGTCCGCCGTGGACATCCACGAACACCAGGCGGGGGCCGGATCGTACGACGGAGTATCCAGAGCTTTCTCCGCGGCAGTGAGGGCCCGACGGCACAGGCCGCCCTCATCGAGGGCGGCAAGAGCGCGGCCGTGTCGCAGGTGGAGGAGCGACCGCGCGGTGGGGTGCTGGGCGCGGGGGATGGCGTGTTCGAGGATGTCGGCTGCGGCGCGGGCGTCCTTGAGCCACAGCAGTTGGTACGCGAGGTCGGAGAGGATGCCGGCGCCGAGGTCGCGCTGGTGGGCGGTGTGGGCGTTGTGGAGGGCGGCGTGCCAGAAGCGTCCGGCGGAGGCGTGGCGGCGTTCGTCGAAGTGCTGCCAGGCGATGGCTTGGGAGAGGGAGGCGGCCAGGGCGTGCAGCCTCTGGCCGGCGGCGGGGGTGTAGCGGGATTCGCCGATGAATTCGGTGACGGTGGTGAGGTGTGCGTCGAGCAGATGGCGGGTGCGGTGTCTGCGTTCGGTGGCGAGGCTGATCAGCTCTGCCCCGGTGGTCTCGAGCCAGTCGAGCATCTCGGCGTCGACTTCGCCGGGTGGGGCGATCCGTGCGAACCGGCCGGGCTCGGTGACGGCCCACTGATGGGCGAGGAGGGCCAGTGAGCCGCTGGTGTAGGCGATGAACGACCGGCGGTCCAGGGAGGTCATCAAGGCATCTCGAAGTGAGGGGACGGCGCTGAGCGGGCCCAGCGGCAGCGGTCTGTCCTGGCCCGGGAGCCAGTGGGGCCAGCCGAGATGGGCGACGGCCGTGTAGTCGATGCCGAGGACCTCGGCGATGAGCGGCTGGGACTCGTCTTCGTCGGGGTCGGCGCGGCCGGTCTCCCACTTGGAGACCCGTGACCCCCGGGTACCCGAGCGCAGTCCACGACGCGCTGCGGCCTGCCGGATACGGCGGGCCAGCTCCTCCTGCGACCACCCGCGCTCGGTCCTGGCGTGCGCGAGGGGGTGGCGGATTTCGTCGTTCACCCGCCCATTGCATCACCCACTCCCCGGCCGAGGGAGCTGTTCGAGGAGACCGGGGATAGGGCGGGGATAGAGATTTCCTCTGTGCACCGCGGCCGGGGGCCGCTGTACTCGTCGTGTTCTGCCCGGCACCCCGTGTGACCGGGTGGAGTGCGGCAACGACTGTCCCCTCTGGCCTTGTCCGCCCGCCGGACTGTGTCTGTCCCGTCCATCGGGCGAGGGCCGGCCGGAGGCCTTCGCCGTCGCCGTACGCCCGCCGTCACCGACGCACAGGGAGGGGCTGCCATGTCGTACGACCACTGAGCCCGAGAAGTCCGGGGCGGGCCCGCTCGATGAGGCGGGCCCGCCCTTTCCACCCCGGAAGGACCCGTGATGCAGTCTGTGACCGACCGCTACGACCCTTTGGACGCGGAGATCCTGCACGACCCCTACCCGGTACTGGCCGAACTGCGTGAGCGTGAGCCGGTGTTCTGGCACGTGGGCATGGATTCGTGGGTGCTGACCCGGTACGCGGACAGCGTGCGGGTGCTGCGCGACCATGAGACGTTCGCCCGTGACCCGCGGCGTACCGGGGGCGGGGTGCCGGAGCCGTCCTTGAGCGTGCAGACGCTCGATCCTCCCCAGCAGAACGCGGTGCGCTCCCTGTTCATGACCGCGCTGCGCGCCCAGGACCTGACCGGGGTCGAGGACCGTGCCCGCTTCCTGGTGGGCGAGCGGCTCGACCGGCTGGCCGGCGGTGGCCCGTTCGACGTGATGGCCGAGATCGCGGTGCCGCTGTCCGTGGCGGTTGTCACGGATCTGCTGGGCGTCGAACCCCCGTCGTACGGGGAGTTCGCCGCGATGTCGGACGCGATCATGCGGAGCATGGACGGCGGCCTCAACCCTGCGCTCGTCGAGCCGGGCCGAGTTGCCCGCCAGCGGCTGAGCGACCTGGTTGACTCATGGTTCGAAGCCTCGGCCCGCCCCGGCCTCTTGGCCCGGGTACGGCAGGCCACGGCGCCCGACTCCGACGTGTCGACCCGGCTGTACGTGAAGAACACGGCGCGGGTGATGTTCCAGGGTGGCTACAGCACGATGGCGGCTGCCATCGGCAACGCCGTCCACACCCTGCTCACTCACCTGGGAACCCTTGACCGGATGCGGGACGGGGCGCTGCTGGCCACGGGTGTGGATGAGCTGGTGCGCTTCGACGGGCCGGTGCAGGGCACCACGCGCACGGCGGTGCGCTCCTGCCGGATCGGCGGCGTCGACATCGCGCCGGAGCAGAAGGTTGTTCCGCTGTTCGCGGCGGCCAACCATGATCCGTCCGCCTTCACGCGGGCGGACGAGCTGATGCTGGAGCGCACCCCGAACCGCCACCTCGGCTACGGATGGGGACCGCACTCCTGCATCGGGACGACCGTCGCCCAAGCCGGGCTGCGCGCCCTGGTCGCGGCCCTGAGCAACCACCCGGCCCGACTGGCCGCCGCAGGCGACGGCGTACGGCGCCGGACGGCGACCATGCGGGCCTTCGACACGCTGCCCGCTGCTCTCCTCCTCTGAGCACGCCCCCACACCGCGACGATCGGCACGCGCTGCTCGTCCGCTCATGTCTTCAGGAGTCCGCTATGCGCATCCTCATCGGCAATCACATCGATCCGTCCATCCGCGAACGCGGCGACATGCGGGCCTGGGCGCAGCGCCTGCTGTGGTTCGCCCGCCCCGGTGACCTGCTCATCCTGTGCTGCGAGCCGGACCCGGCATTCGTCGACTACGCCCTGGCCCACACCGGCGTGAAGCGCGAGGAGCTGACCGTGCTGGCCGCACCGGTCGGAGCGTGGGGCGAGAGGCTGCTCGATCCCGCCTCCCTGACGGTGCCCGCGTTCGTGGAGCAGGTGCGGGCCGAGCTCGGTCCGGCCGGGGCCGGCGCGGTGAGCGAGGTGTTCGCGCTGTGGCCGTCGGCCGCCGTGGCGCGGCTCGCCGAGGGTCTGGGTGTGGCCGACCGCTTCCCGGGCGCGGCCTTCTTCGGGCAAGGCGGCGGGGAGATCGGGAACAACAAGGCGAACTTCCGGGCCCTGGCGGCGGCGGCCGGGGTGCCGATCCTGCCGGGCCGGGTCTGCCGCAGCCGTGCCGAAGCGACCGAAGCGACCGGCGTGCTGCTGGAACGCTCCGCGTCGGGTGCCGTCGTGGTCAAACAGGCCCACAACGGCGCCGGGGTCGGCAACCAGCTGCTCGTACGCGACCCGGGGATGGCGGTGGACCACGTCGGGGCCCGGCATCTGCACCATCTGGTCCCAGGCCCGGACGGCATCGCCGAGTACTGGGCCGAGCGGTGGCCGTGGGCGAGCGGGAACGACCGGTGGCCGGTCGTCGTCGAGGAGTTCGCGCCCGGCGCCGACGCGGTGTACTCCGAGCACTACGCCGCGGACGAGGGCACGCGGGCCACCGAGACGGGCCGCCTGCTGTATGTCGGGCGGCGCCTGAGCCACCAGGTCGTGCCGCTGGACGGCGTCACCGAGCCGGTACGGGTGGCGTTGCTGGACGGCGGCACCCGGCTGGCCGAGGCGTACCGGGCGTTCGGCTACCGCGGGCACCTGAGCGCGGACGCCCTGGTCCTGCCCGGCGGGTCTGTGGTGTTCACCGAGGTGAACGCGCAGGTCTCCGGGTCGTTGCACATCTACCAGTCGATCGCCCACGGCATCGTCGACGTCGCCGCTGAACCGGCCCGGCAGGTGGTCGAGTACCACGTCCCGCCCACCTGGGCGGTGCCCTCCTTCTCCTCGTTCCTGGTCGCGCTCGACGAGCTGGGCCTGGCGTACGACCCGGCCACCCGGACCGGGGTGATCGTGTCGATGCCCGCCATCCCCCTCGCCGCCGGGGAGCCGGTGCAGTTCGTGTTCTGTCTCGCCTACGACCCCGCCGAAGGCCACACGGCCGCGTTCGACCGGCTCGACGCACGGTTCGCGGCCGTGCCCGCCGGCACCTACGACGCCAGCCAGCACATCGGCACCGGCGCCGTGTCCTTCTCCTCCTGACCGGGAGCCTCGCCCATGACCACCACCTCGCTCACCGCGGCCACAGAGGCTGTCCGGCTCTCCCCCGTCTTCGACTCCGACCGACTGGCCGCCGAGCTCAAGGCCGTTACCGCCCACACCTGGAACGTGCAGCGCACCCACACCTACGGCGGGCAGGTCGGCCGGCCTGCCGCGATCGACTGGCGGGTCCTGCCCCTGCGCAGTCTCGGCGGCGATCCGGAACGCACCGGCCCGGGTGGCCCCGGGCCACAGCCATTCGCACCCACGCACTGGCTCGACCAACTGCCCTACCTCGCACAGATCCTGGACTCGGTACCGGCCCCGCTGAACGCGGTACGGCTGATGGCGCTGGGGCCCGGAGCCGTCTCGGACCCGCACCGCGACCCCAAGTACCGGCTGGACCGGGGCATCGTGCGCCTGCACATCCCCGTCGTCACCGACCCGGGCGCCGTGCTCGTCCTGGACGGCATCGAACACTGTTGGCAGCCAGGCACCCTCTGGTACGGCGACTTCTCCCGCGAGCACCTGGTGCGCAACACCAGCCAGGCGGTGACCCGGGTCCACGCCGTGATCGATGCCCTCCTCACCGCTGATCTCGCAGCCTGGTTCCCGGACGCCTGGCAGCACCTCCTCGCCCACGGCGAGGTCCTGCTCAACCGCACCGGCCCGGCCGAGGTTCCCGCCTGGCCCGACGGGCTGCCCTACGAGGCGCTGCTGCCGTCCGGGTTCGCGGACTTTGACTCACCCGCCCCGCTGGACGGCTCCCTCATCCCCGCCCGCATCGACCGTGACGCCGACGACGTCCTCGCCCTGACGGTCGCCGGGCGCACCTTCGCACTCGTCCCGGCCGACGGCGCCGGAGAGTTCCGCTTCTCCGGCTGGAGCGAGCAGCGCACCCTCCAGCCGGACAGCGGCGGTCTGACCCTGCGGATCCGTCGTGGCCACGCGCTTGCCGACCGGCACGTGACCGCCGCGTCCCGCGCCTCCTGACCCCGCACACCCCGAGAGAAGAGGAATGCCCATGACCCCCCTGAACAGTCACGACGACTTCACCCCGCTCAAGGAGGTCATCGTCGG encodes the following:
- a CDS encoding aspartyl/asparaginyl beta-hydroxylase domain-containing protein: MTTTSLTAATEAVRLSPVFDSDRLAAELKAVTAHTWNVQRTHTYGGQVGRPAAIDWRVLPLRSLGGDPERTGPGGPGPQPFAPTHWLDQLPYLAQILDSVPAPLNAVRLMALGPGAVSDPHRDPKYRLDRGIVRLHIPVVTDPGAVLVLDGIEHCWQPGTLWYGDFSREHLVRNTSQAVTRVHAVIDALLTADLAAWFPDAWQHLLAHGEVLLNRTGPAEVPAWPDGLPYEALLPSGFADFDSPAPLDGSLIPARIDRDADDVLALTVAGRTFALVPADGAGEFRFSGWSEQRTLQPDSGGLTLRIRRGHALADRHVTAASRAS